Proteins found in one Roseimicrobium gellanilyticum genomic segment:
- a CDS encoding PstS family phosphate ABC transporter substrate-binding protein, with the protein MKILPVTLALAALCGVASAEKPKVDPAIGEYKQVSGVTGNLNSIGSDTLNNLMTLWAEGFKALYPNVNIQIEGKGSATAPPALIEGTAQIGPMSRPMKSEELDAFEKKYGYKPVEIKVAVDALAVFVHKDNPIKGLTMQQVDSIFSSTRKAGGQDITTWDKVGLKDWSGRALSLYGRNSASGTYGFFKEHALAKGDFKSTVKEQPGSSAVVQGISGDQFGIGYSGIGYITSGVRAVPLGKEEGQYAEATYENCLDGSFPLARFLYIYINVKPGTSPDKLTSEFIKFIVSKAGQEVVVKDGYFPIPPEVSKEVLEQVK; encoded by the coding sequence ATGAAGATCCTTCCTGTCACCCTAGCCCTTGCCGCTCTTTGCGGTGTGGCCAGCGCTGAGAAGCCAAAAGTCGACCCGGCGATCGGCGAGTACAAGCAGGTCTCCGGCGTTACCGGCAACCTCAACTCCATTGGATCCGATACACTCAACAACCTGATGACATTGTGGGCAGAAGGCTTCAAGGCCCTCTATCCGAATGTGAACATCCAGATTGAGGGTAAAGGTTCTGCAACCGCTCCTCCCGCGCTCATCGAAGGTACGGCCCAGATCGGCCCCATGAGCCGCCCCATGAAAAGCGAAGAACTGGATGCCTTCGAGAAGAAGTACGGTTACAAGCCAGTCGAAATCAAGGTCGCGGTCGACGCCTTGGCTGTGTTCGTTCACAAGGACAACCCTATCAAGGGCCTCACCATGCAGCAGGTCGACAGCATCTTTTCCTCCACCCGGAAGGCTGGCGGCCAAGACATCACGACCTGGGACAAGGTTGGCCTCAAGGACTGGTCGGGCCGGGCACTTAGCCTCTATGGCCGCAACAGCGCATCGGGCACCTATGGCTTCTTCAAGGAGCATGCCCTCGCCAAAGGCGACTTCAAGAGCACAGTGAAAGAACAGCCTGGTTCATCCGCGGTGGTCCAAGGAATTTCTGGTGACCAGTTCGGCATTGGCTATTCCGGCATTGGCTACATCACTTCCGGGGTCCGTGCTGTGCCGCTTGGCAAAGAAGAGGGACAATATGCTGAAGCCACCTACGAGAACTGCCTCGATGGCAGCTTCCCGCTTGCCCGCTTCCTCTATATCTATATCAACGTGAAGCCCGGCACTTCCCCTGACAAGCTGACCAGCGAATTCATCAAATTCATTGTGTCGAAGGCCGGACAGGAAGTGGTCGTGAAGGATGGCTACTTCCCAATCCCTCCGGAAGTCTCGAAGGAAGTCTTGGAACAGGTCAAGTAA
- a CDS encoding ABC transporter permease subunit, protein MPDRQPTQPRPVPARFLASKGTILLDRLMTRAIQFGGLGIIVAVFGIFVFILMEILPLFGGAKAHEDKSFSLGIVGQGVLGVDEWAQKPFFYDGNAVRFADLSTEDSKVEEQLPVFPEGAKPICWTLDNKSNRVTVGTKDGRIGSFKVQYASKLASVAGEKSSVSANLKMDEFHPIGIAGKPLSAVSFGDGGAAKIMAAIQNVDGTPQVHAQCIAEKRGLMGAGKPTVVGRFDLTPHLKSKPTLILASAVGDNLLVSDDQGRLYYFFFTNGTKMELRQEFQPFSDLKDTRISSMGYVFGDVSIVATSMDGHQQVWSLYNQITEKDGQSLHVRLYGKIKEMPELNGAAELFASSQRNKTFMVAQGKNVSVRHSTSGTVRWEKELPFTLARAVIDGKGEHLLFLDTSGNLHRYGYHDPHPESGWRAFFGKIWYEGADKPEYTWQSTSGTDDFEPKLSLVPLIVGSLKGTLYALLFAVPIALLAAVYSANFLPQEVKSVVKPAMEIMASLPSVVLGFLAGLWLAPIIEDKVPSLLLTFIALPLGVMALGWAFTKLPVTLRSRVPAGSEYWLLVLPILLIIAAAWTLGPWVESWAFVVHQPGGGSVADFRLWWPQVTGTPFDQRNSLVVGFMMGFAVIPIIFTITEDALSNVPPQLKAASLALGATRWQMVRSIVIPVASAGIFSALMIGFGRAVGETMIVVMATGNTPIMDLNIFSGMRTLSANIAVELPEAPVHSTHYRTLFLGAMALFIMTFALNTVAEVMRFRLRERFKIV, encoded by the coding sequence ATGCCAGACCGCCAACCCACCCAACCGCGCCCCGTGCCAGCGCGGTTCCTTGCGTCGAAAGGCACCATCCTATTGGACCGCCTGATGACGCGTGCCATCCAGTTTGGTGGACTCGGCATCATCGTTGCCGTGTTTGGGATCTTCGTATTCATTCTGATGGAGATTCTTCCCCTCTTCGGTGGGGCCAAGGCACATGAGGACAAGTCATTTTCCCTTGGGATCGTAGGGCAGGGTGTGCTTGGCGTGGATGAGTGGGCGCAGAAGCCATTCTTCTACGACGGCAATGCTGTGCGCTTTGCCGACCTCTCCACAGAAGACAGCAAAGTAGAGGAACAGCTTCCAGTTTTTCCCGAGGGTGCGAAACCAATCTGTTGGACCCTCGACAACAAATCAAACCGCGTAACTGTTGGGACCAAGGATGGCCGCATTGGCTCATTCAAAGTTCAGTACGCCAGTAAACTAGCATCAGTTGCCGGGGAAAAGTCCAGTGTCAGCGCAAACCTCAAAATGGACGAATTCCATCCAATAGGCATTGCAGGCAAGCCCCTCAGCGCGGTGTCATTCGGAGATGGCGGCGCTGCAAAAATTATGGCGGCAATACAGAATGTCGACGGCACACCGCAAGTACATGCCCAATGCATTGCAGAAAAGCGCGGCTTGATGGGCGCAGGCAAGCCTACAGTGGTGGGCAGGTTTGACCTCACTCCACACCTCAAATCGAAACCAACGCTGATTCTGGCGTCCGCTGTGGGTGATAACCTCCTCGTGAGTGACGATCAGGGCCGACTCTACTATTTCTTCTTCACGAACGGGACAAAGATGGAACTGAGGCAGGAGTTTCAGCCGTTCTCCGACCTTAAAGACACGCGCATCAGCAGCATGGGCTACGTCTTCGGTGACGTTTCTATTGTAGCCACAAGCATGGATGGGCACCAGCAGGTCTGGAGTCTCTACAATCAGATCACGGAAAAGGACGGCCAGTCACTCCATGTCAGGCTCTATGGCAAGATCAAAGAAATGCCAGAGCTGAACGGCGCTGCCGAACTATTTGCCAGCAGCCAGCGCAACAAAACCTTCATGGTGGCGCAGGGGAAGAATGTTTCCGTGCGACACAGCACGTCGGGCACGGTTCGCTGGGAGAAGGAGCTCCCTTTCACACTCGCCCGCGCAGTGATCGACGGCAAAGGAGAGCATCTCCTCTTTCTCGATACCTCAGGAAACCTCCACCGCTATGGCTACCACGACCCCCATCCCGAATCAGGCTGGAGAGCGTTTTTCGGGAAGATCTGGTATGAAGGCGCAGACAAGCCCGAATACACATGGCAATCCACCAGCGGAACTGATGACTTCGAACCGAAGCTGTCATTGGTTCCTCTAATTGTTGGCTCATTGAAGGGAACTCTTTACGCGCTGCTCTTCGCTGTTCCCATCGCACTGCTTGCCGCAGTTTACAGCGCCAACTTTCTTCCCCAGGAGGTGAAATCGGTAGTGAAGCCCGCCATGGAAATCATGGCTTCACTTCCTTCCGTAGTGCTCGGCTTTCTCGCAGGACTTTGGCTTGCGCCAATCATCGAGGACAAGGTTCCGTCGCTCCTCCTCACCTTTATTGCTCTTCCCCTCGGCGTAATGGCGCTTGGATGGGCATTTACAAAATTGCCGGTCACCCTCCGCTCTAGAGTTCCAGCAGGGAGTGAATACTGGCTTCTGGTGCTTCCCATCCTCCTCATCATTGCTGCAGCATGGACTCTCGGTCCCTGGGTGGAAAGCTGGGCCTTTGTGGTGCATCAACCTGGAGGCGGAAGCGTTGCCGACTTCCGCCTGTGGTGGCCACAGGTTACCGGAACGCCGTTTGACCAACGCAATTCGCTCGTGGTCGGATTCATGATGGGATTTGCAGTGATCCCCATCATCTTCACCATCACTGAAGATGCTCTCAGCAATGTCCCTCCCCAGCTTAAAGCGGCATCGCTCGCGCTTGGGGCAACCCGCTGGCAGATGGTGCGCTCCATCGTCATCCCAGTTGCTTCCGCCGGGATATTCTCTGCGCTAATGATCGGCTTCGGACGCGCTGTTGGTGAAACCATGATCGTCGTGATGGCAACAGGGAACACTCCCATCATGGACCTCAACATCTTCTCCGGCATGCGCACGCTTTCGGCAAATATTGCCGTTGAGCTCCCCGAAGCGCCTGTCCATTCCACTCACTACCGCACGCTGTTCCTTGGCGCCATGGCGCTCTTCATAATGACCTTCGCCCTTAATACCGTGGCCGAAGTGATGCGCTTCCGCCTTCGCGAGAGGTTCAAGATAGTTTGA
- the pstB gene encoding phosphate ABC transporter ATP-binding protein PstB, with amino-acid sequence METQLPSTIPVLPEPILQPGTQPPEAVSEAKIRFEHVDFCYGSKQALWDIHLDIPPQQVTAFIGPSGCGKSTVLRCLNRMNDMVPGARVTSGKIEIDGEDINLATQDVTDLRKRVGMVFQKSNPFPDSIYGNVSYGLRIAGVKDRKILDEAVEASLRGAALWDEVKDRLQTSAFGLSGGQQQRLCIARAIAVRPEIILMDEPCSALDPIATSKVEDLITKLKEEFTIVMVTHNMEQARRCADRTAFFYVGKLVEFDDTMTLFQNPAQKLTRDYIMGRFS; translated from the coding sequence ATGGAAACCCAACTGCCATCCACAATTCCGGTGCTCCCTGAACCAATCCTGCAGCCTGGAACCCAACCTCCTGAGGCGGTTTCCGAGGCGAAGATCCGATTTGAGCATGTGGATTTCTGCTACGGCTCAAAGCAGGCGCTTTGGGATATCCATCTGGACATCCCTCCCCAGCAGGTGACTGCCTTCATCGGTCCCTCTGGCTGCGGCAAATCCACAGTCCTCAGGTGCCTGAACCGCATGAATGACATGGTGCCCGGAGCAAGGGTTACCAGCGGCAAAATAGAGATCGATGGTGAAGATATTAACCTGGCTACCCAGGATGTTACCGATCTCAGGAAGCGCGTCGGAATGGTATTTCAAAAATCCAACCCTTTCCCAGACTCAATTTACGGCAATGTCAGTTACGGCCTCCGCATCGCGGGCGTGAAGGACCGAAAGATTCTGGACGAGGCAGTGGAAGCGAGCCTCCGCGGAGCTGCCCTCTGGGATGAGGTAAAAGACCGTCTCCAGACGAGCGCCTTCGGGCTTTCGGGAGGTCAGCAGCAAAGGCTCTGCATTGCCAGGGCCATCGCTGTCCGTCCCGAGATCATCCTGATGGACGAACCATGCAGTGCACTTGATCCGATTGCGACGAGCAAAGTCGAGGATCTCATCACAAAACTGAAGGAGGAATTCACTATCGTGATGGTCACGCACAATATGGAACAGGCGAGACGATGTGCGGACAGGACCGCATTCTTTTACGTCGGCAAGCTCGTTGAGTTCGACGACACCATGACTCTATTCCAGAACCCGGCGCAGAAACTTACCCGGGACTACATCATGGGAAGATTCAGCTGA
- a CDS encoding PstS family phosphate ABC transporter substrate-binding protein — protein sequence MKSTSSFSALFAVAAFQCASAAPAVVDTSLPTYKPAVSLSGSLRSIGSDTLDKLMHAWSAKFTEFHPGIRFNLEGKGSATAPPALTEGDAQFAPMSREMWKSEAEAFEKKHGYKPVAIPVAIDALAVFVHKDNPIKGLTLKQLDGIFSTERKRGGANITNWDQLGVAHQWQGRKIVVYGRNTISGTHGFFSEHALLRGTLKGTVKQQSGSQEVVSHVAGDLFGIGYSGIGYTTSGVKALPLGEKEGHLWKPTQQNCMLGNYPLTRHLFIYVNKKPGQQVDAATFEFLKFALSKDGQDIVSETGFFPLGKAGVELGLNALTK from the coding sequence ATGAAAAGCACCTCCTCTTTTTCAGCTTTGTTCGCGGTTGCGGCATTTCAATGCGCTTCCGCTGCGCCTGCAGTTGTCGACACTTCACTTCCTACTTACAAACCAGCGGTCAGTCTCTCCGGTAGCCTCAGATCCATTGGGTCAGACACTCTGGACAAGCTGATGCATGCTTGGTCTGCGAAGTTCACCGAATTCCATCCTGGAATTCGGTTTAACTTGGAAGGCAAAGGTTCCGCCACAGCGCCTCCAGCTCTCACCGAAGGCGATGCTCAATTCGCTCCGATGAGCCGCGAAATGTGGAAGAGCGAGGCAGAAGCCTTCGAAAAAAAGCACGGCTATAAGCCCGTCGCCATTCCCGTGGCAATTGACGCGCTCGCTGTGTTCGTCCACAAGGACAATCCCATCAAGGGGCTGACCCTGAAGCAACTCGATGGCATCTTTTCCACCGAACGCAAACGGGGAGGCGCCAACATCACCAACTGGGACCAACTGGGTGTAGCCCACCAATGGCAAGGCAGGAAGATTGTGGTCTATGGAAGAAACACGATTTCAGGTACCCATGGTTTCTTCAGCGAGCACGCGCTCTTAAGGGGCACGCTCAAAGGCACCGTTAAACAGCAATCGGGTTCGCAAGAAGTGGTCTCTCATGTTGCTGGCGACCTCTTCGGAATCGGCTACTCCGGCATCGGCTACACGACATCAGGAGTCAAAGCCCTGCCTCTCGGAGAAAAGGAAGGCCACCTATGGAAGCCCACCCAGCAAAATTGTATGTTGGGCAACTACCCCCTCACGCGCCATCTATTCATCTACGTGAACAAGAAGCCGGGTCAGCAGGTGGATGCGGCTACCTTTGAGTTTCTCAAGTTTGCACTTTCCAAAGACGGCCAGGACATTGTGTCGGAGACTGGCTTCTTCCCTTTAGGGAAAGCCGGCGTCGAGCTTGGTCTCAACGCCCTGACAAAGTGA
- the pstB gene encoding phosphate ABC transporter ATP-binding protein PstB, translating to MVEVDHFNFYYGAKQAIFDVCLDIPERQITAFIGPSGCGKSTLLRNLNRLNDLIDGVRHEGDIRIDGTSLYDPTVEVISLRKRVGMVFQKYNPFPKTIYENVVFSLRVAGRNKKSELDEVVERSLRSAALWDEVKDRLHDSAYGLSGGQQQRLCIARAIANRPQILLMDEPCAALDPIATLKIEELMLDLKKEFTIAIVTHNMQQASRCSDRTAFMFMGRLIEHGETKQIFTEPKEQQTESYISGRFS from the coding sequence ATGGTCGAAGTCGATCATTTCAATTTCTACTATGGAGCAAAACAGGCAATCTTTGACGTTTGCCTGGACATCCCCGAGCGGCAGATTACGGCATTCATTGGCCCCAGTGGTTGCGGGAAGTCCACGCTACTTCGTAATCTGAACCGCCTCAACGACCTCATCGATGGGGTTCGCCATGAAGGAGACATTCGCATCGACGGGACTAGTCTCTACGATCCCACCGTGGAAGTGATCAGCCTGCGAAAGCGCGTCGGCATGGTCTTCCAGAAATACAATCCGTTCCCCAAGACAATCTACGAGAATGTTGTGTTCAGTCTCCGAGTAGCCGGCAGGAACAAGAAATCCGAACTTGATGAGGTCGTGGAACGAAGCCTCCGGTCCGCTGCCCTCTGGGATGAAGTGAAGGACAGGCTACACGACAGTGCATACGGCCTCTCAGGCGGACAGCAGCAACGCCTTTGCATCGCACGTGCCATCGCCAACCGGCCGCAGATTCTTCTCATGGATGAACCTTGCGCCGCACTTGACCCCATCGCGACGCTCAAAATCGAAGAACTGATGCTGGACCTCAAAAAGGAATTCACCATCGCCATCGTCACCCACAACATGCAGCAAGCCAGCCGGTGTTCGGACCGCACGGCCTTCATGTTCATGGGAAGACTCATAGAACACGGGGAGACAAAACAGATTTTCACGGAACCGAAGGAACAACAGACTGAGTCCTACATTTCCGGACGCTTCAGCTGA
- a CDS encoding ArsR/SmtB family transcription factor, which translates to MRRAESSENLTEQDLVHVYECFCDLSRLRILNLLMASPLCVCHLEQIIGPPQAKISRHLAYLKSHRMVTTQRYQNWSIYRIEARHSDLMQMQLKCLQDCTNELKVFKSDLALLKGMKADVGWIAKFVDGKPFKVPAKGGCS; encoded by the coding sequence ATGAGGCGCGCTGAATCTTCCGAGAACCTGACTGAACAGGACCTGGTCCACGTATACGAGTGCTTTTGCGACTTGAGTCGTCTGAGGATCCTCAACCTACTGATGGCCTCCCCGCTTTGCGTCTGCCATTTGGAGCAGATCATCGGGCCCCCACAAGCCAAGATCTCACGGCATCTGGCCTACCTCAAGAGCCACAGGATGGTCACGACACAGCGGTACCAGAACTGGAGTATCTACCGGATTGAAGCCAGACACTCTGACCTGATGCAGATGCAATTGAAGTGCCTTCAGGATTGCACAAATGAACTGAAAGTCTTCAAGTCTGATCTCGCCCTACTCAAGGGAATGAAGGCAGATGTCGGATGGATTGCCAAATTCGTGGACGGCAAACCGTTCAAGGTCCCCGCAAAAGGCGGGTGCTCCTGA
- a CDS encoding porin, protein MKHALPLILLVGGLSSSLVAGETPSVSGKSITTTATPEKEKSIFDKIWGLAVIYKDKENPVLQELAIVGRQQNDYYYFDADQGNDDDWINRRSRIGLKAKMFETLTIHGEVDLDLQDHDPVYNKLTDAYIKWSPSKEFNLTVGKHGAKFTLDGSTSSTQLITIDRSNIANNFWFPEEYMPGVSISGEVGKWIYNIGYFSSGQASPEFGEFNAGSFGLVSIGYNLAETLGVDKAVVRADFIYQDEDPGNARGTPSAFTRNHEMVGSLNFQMEEGRFGFASDLVASKGYLGQPDLFGLQVMPSVYLNESKTFQGVLRYTYINSDGDNGIRLARYENTIVSGRGDEYNEIYAGLNYYIYGHKLKLQGGVQYTTLDDSAGDGGEYDGWGVTAGLRISW, encoded by the coding sequence ATGAAACATGCACTCCCGCTGATTTTGCTGGTGGGTGGGCTTTCATCCAGCCTCGTCGCAGGTGAAACCCCGTCAGTATCAGGCAAATCCATCACAACAACGGCCACTCCAGAGAAAGAAAAGAGCATCTTCGACAAGATCTGGGGACTCGCCGTCATCTACAAGGACAAGGAGAACCCGGTCCTTCAGGAATTGGCCATCGTGGGTCGTCAGCAGAATGACTACTACTATTTCGATGCCGACCAGGGAAACGACGACGACTGGATCAACCGCCGCTCACGTATTGGCCTCAAAGCCAAAATGTTTGAGACGCTCACCATTCACGGTGAAGTGGACCTCGACCTGCAGGATCATGACCCGGTCTACAACAAGCTGACCGATGCCTATATCAAGTGGTCACCCTCCAAGGAGTTCAATCTTACGGTTGGCAAGCACGGAGCAAAATTCACGCTCGACGGCTCGACCTCCTCGACGCAGCTCATCACGATTGACCGCAGCAACATCGCCAACAACTTCTGGTTCCCGGAGGAATATATGCCGGGTGTCAGTATCAGCGGTGAAGTCGGCAAGTGGATTTACAACATCGGCTACTTCAGCTCAGGCCAAGCCAGCCCGGAATTTGGTGAGTTCAATGCCGGCAGCTTCGGCCTCGTCAGCATCGGTTACAATCTTGCTGAGACACTCGGGGTCGACAAGGCGGTGGTGCGTGCTGATTTCATCTATCAGGACGAAGATCCGGGGAACGCGAGGGGAACACCCTCGGCTTTCACCCGCAATCACGAAATGGTTGGCTCCCTCAATTTCCAGATGGAAGAAGGCCGTTTTGGCTTCGCCTCTGACCTTGTGGCTTCCAAAGGCTACCTCGGTCAGCCCGATCTCTTCGGTCTCCAAGTGATGCCGAGTGTCTATCTCAACGAATCGAAGACATTCCAGGGCGTGCTTCGCTACACCTACATCAACAGCGATGGCGACAACGGCATCCGTCTTGCCCGTTATGAAAATACGATCGTCTCGGGCCGTGGTGATGAGTACAACGAGATCTACGCGGGTCTGAACTACTACATCTACGGCCACAAGCTGAAGCTGCAGGGCGGCGTCCAGTACACTACCCTGGACGACTCGGCAGGTGACGGCGGCGAGTATGATGGCTGGGGTGTCACTGCCGGCCTGCGTATCAGCTGGTAA
- a CDS encoding phosphate signaling complex PhoU family protein, with protein sequence MPEHTGPHILSRFDHDLESLRRKIDEMFSLVLKGLTNVESCLLDKDVERCNMTIADDEEVDGFERCISVEATGLIMRFQPVAVDLRIVIATIKVSGNLERVGDNLVGIARRAKKLLATRSIPEMEPLKIILVETRTFLEHVVCAFLNRNPPSLNWMESAYTALITRTHTYSEFVTNRISYELDQGVSSCIDLIHIAKHLEQLASIGRGIGLDTHFAMHPDAALKTSGDA encoded by the coding sequence ATGCCTGAGCATACGGGGCCGCACATCCTGAGCCGCTTCGATCACGATCTTGAATCCTTGAGGAGGAAGATCGACGAAATGTTCTCACTGGTCCTCAAGGGACTTACCAATGTTGAGTCATGCCTTCTCGATAAGGATGTAGAGAGGTGCAACATGACCATCGCAGATGATGAAGAAGTTGATGGTTTTGAGCGCTGCATCAGTGTTGAGGCGACCGGTCTCATCATGCGCTTCCAACCGGTGGCCGTTGACCTCCGCATTGTGATCGCGACCATTAAGGTCAGTGGTAATCTAGAGCGAGTCGGCGACAATCTCGTTGGCATCGCAAGACGGGCAAAAAAGCTGCTTGCCACACGGAGCATTCCTGAGATGGAGCCACTCAAAATCATCCTCGTTGAAACACGAACATTTCTTGAGCATGTCGTGTGCGCATTTCTTAACCGGAATCCACCGTCACTCAACTGGATGGAGTCAGCGTACACAGCGCTAATCACCCGGACGCACACCTATTCCGAGTTCGTAACCAACAGGATCTCGTACGAACTGGACCAGGGAGTGTCGTCGTGCATTGATCTCATTCACATCGCAAAGCATCTCGAACAGCTTGCAAGCATCGGGCGGGGAATTGGCCTGGACACTCACTTTGCCATGCATCCGGATGCTGCTCTAAAGACCAGCGGAGACGCCTAA
- a CDS encoding arsenate reductase ArsC, whose protein sequence is MTKPLILILCTGNSCRSQIAEAILRAALGSEFRVASAGSKPAGHVHPLAIRVMAEAGVDISKQHSKHLDEFLGSPVETVITVCGKADQVCPMFPGQCNRHHFPFDDPADATGTEEQQLEVFRKVRDEITEVFGAYAAGRRDESALHV, encoded by the coding sequence ATGACAAAACCCCTCATTCTAATTCTCTGTACCGGAAACAGCTGCAGGTCGCAGATAGCAGAGGCCATCCTTCGAGCCGCGCTCGGTTCAGAATTCCGCGTGGCGAGTGCTGGCTCAAAGCCCGCGGGCCATGTGCATCCACTGGCAATTCGCGTGATGGCCGAAGCCGGCGTCGACATCTCGAAGCAGCATTCAAAGCATCTTGATGAATTCCTAGGTTCGCCGGTGGAGACCGTGATTACGGTCTGCGGCAAGGCCGACCAAGTCTGTCCGATGTTCCCCGGACAGTGCAACCGCCATCATTTCCCTTTTGACGATCCAGCCGACGCCACCGGCACTGAGGAACAACAGCTGGAAGTGTTCAGGAAAGTGCGAGATGAGATCACTGAGGTCTTTGGCGCCTATGCTGCCGGAAGACGAGATGAATCTGCACTTCACGTTTAG
- the pstA gene encoding phosphate ABC transporter permease PstA, translated as MGLALGILMVTGLLLLILIQGLVVFWPREVVQVTLRTSEGKTETTAGEIRKVQHRKDVGKGGKEVEEWLLFTGNKDVTGNGFRYLDVQNISEQTKPADLIIAERMEYGDAIFRAVSLKLSDGTVVPNDDARLLAELDRLVGEANKRRKEITKIEKGKIGKINTQLAKLDLEEKELKAESSRTEERLGHIAQKRTALQSEYQKLAAEAQALRKQQQENVLTYRTPEGTEKNQNVGDIVSYYRPNALGFGGKIGWFIHGIWDFIWSEPREANTEGGIFPAIFGTFVMTILMSALVTPLGVVAAIYLREYAKQGMLVQCVRISVNNLAGVPSIVFGVFGLGFFVYFLGASIDQLFFSSSLPTPTFGTGGILWASFTLALLTLPVVIVATEEALVAVPRGVREAGLACGASKWQMIQRVVLPSALPGILTGVILSMARGAGEVAPLMLVGVVKLAPSLPLDLTAPFIHAERKFMHLGFHIYDLGFQSPDSEAAKPMVFATTLLLITLVVVMNVAAIRIRTKLRKKYAASTF; from the coding sequence TTGGGCCTGGCCCTCGGCATCCTGATGGTGACAGGACTGCTTCTGCTCATCTTGATACAAGGACTTGTCGTATTCTGGCCACGCGAAGTTGTGCAGGTCACCCTCCGTACCTCAGAGGGAAAGACGGAAACCACTGCCGGTGAGATCCGGAAAGTGCAGCACCGCAAAGATGTCGGCAAAGGCGGAAAGGAGGTAGAAGAATGGCTCCTTTTCACCGGAAACAAAGATGTTACCGGTAATGGCTTCCGCTACCTCGATGTCCAGAACATCAGCGAACAGACCAAGCCTGCGGACCTCATCATCGCTGAGCGAATGGAATATGGCGACGCGATCTTCCGAGCCGTATCGCTCAAACTCAGCGACGGAACGGTTGTTCCAAATGACGATGCTCGGCTCCTAGCAGAACTTGACCGCCTCGTTGGGGAAGCGAACAAGCGAAGAAAAGAAATCACCAAGATTGAGAAGGGGAAGATCGGTAAAATCAACACCCAGCTTGCCAAGCTTGATCTCGAGGAAAAGGAACTAAAGGCGGAATCAAGCCGGACAGAGGAACGCCTTGGGCACATCGCCCAGAAGCGAACCGCACTTCAATCCGAATATCAGAAGCTCGCCGCCGAGGCGCAAGCACTCCGGAAACAGCAGCAGGAGAATGTTCTGACCTACAGGACTCCAGAGGGAACTGAGAAGAATCAGAATGTAGGTGATATCGTCAGTTACTACCGTCCAAATGCATTGGGATTCGGCGGAAAAATCGGCTGGTTCATTCACGGAATCTGGGACTTCATCTGGAGCGAGCCCCGCGAAGCAAACACGGAAGGCGGCATCTTTCCCGCGATCTTCGGAACCTTCGTGATGACAATTCTAATGAGCGCCCTGGTCACCCCGCTTGGTGTTGTCGCTGCGATCTACCTGCGCGAATATGCCAAGCAAGGGATGCTCGTGCAGTGCGTCCGCATCTCGGTAAACAATCTGGCCGGAGTACCTTCTATCGTCTTCGGTGTCTTCGGTCTCGGCTTCTTCGTCTACTTCCTCGGCGCATCAATTGACCAGCTTTTCTTCAGCAGTTCACTGCCAACCCCTACATTCGGGACTGGAGGTATCCTTTGGGCATCTTTCACTCTGGCGCTGCTTACGCTTCCCGTTGTGATCGTGGCAACCGAAGAGGCGCTTGTCGCCGTGCCTCGGGGCGTTCGCGAAGCCGGCCTCGCGTGTGGTGCATCGAAGTGGCAGATGATTCAGCGAGTCGTGCTTCCAAGTGCGCTTCCTGGGATCCTAACCGGCGTCATCCTCTCCATGGCAAGAGGAGCAGGCGAGGTAGCGCCCCTCATGCTGGTCGGAGTGGTAAAACTCGCGCCGTCGCTACCGCTTGATCTGACCGCGCCATTCATTCATGCGGAGCGGAAGTTCATGCATCTGGGCTTTCACATCTACGACTTGGGATTCCAGTCTCCGGATTCCGAAGCAGCCAAACCCATGGTTTTTGCCACCACGCTTTTGCTCATCACGCTCGTCGTTGTCATGAATGTCGCGGCCATCCGTATCCGCACCAAACTGCGCAAAAAGTATGCAGCCAGCACCTTCTGA